A region of the Candidatus Methylomirabilis oxygeniifera genome:
AGGCGCAAATTCTACCTCCTTGAGATGTATCCCTACCCGTCCGGCAGGATCCATATGGGCCACGTGCGTAACTATGCCATCGGCGACGTATTGGCTCGGTTTCTCCGGATGCGCGGGTATAACGTGTTACACCCGATGGGCTGGGACTCCTTCGGCCTGCCCGCTGAGAACGCCGCGATTGAACATCGCACGCAGCCGGCCAGGTGGACCAGCGACAATATCGCCTACATGCGTACCCAGCTTAAACGGATGGGGTTCTCCTACGATTGGCAGCGCGAAATCACCTGTAGTGATCCGGCCTACTATCGCTGGGGACAGTGGCTCTTTCTGAAGCTGTACGAGAAGGGGCTGGTCTACAAGAAATCATCCGCTGTCAACTGGTGTGAGGTCTGCCAGACTGTCCTGGCCAATGAGCAGGTTGAAGGGGGGCTCTGCTGGCGAGACGGAACGTCCGTTGTGCAGAAAGAGCTACCGGGATGGTTCTTCAGGATTACCGCGTATGCTGACGAATTGCTAAGCAGCTTGGATAATCTCTCCGGGTGGCCTGAGCCTGTCAAGGTGATGCAGCGCAACTGGATCGGCAAGAGCGTTGGAGCGGAGGTACGCTTCCCGCTGGCCGACCGGGAAGGCGCGCTGACCATCTTTACCACACGACAGGACACGCTCTTCGGGGTAACCTTCATGGTCCTGGCCCCGGAGCACCCGGACGCTCTTACCCTCGCGCAGGGCACGCCGCAGGAGCCGCAGGTGAGAGCCTTCATCGAACGGATTACCCGCGAGGATCGGCTGCAGCGTACAGCGACCGACGTCGATAAGGAGGGGGTGTTCACGGGCGCCTATGCCATCAACCCGCTCACGCACGAGCGAATCCCTGTGTGGATCGGCAATTTCGTCCTGCTGGAGTATGGGACGGGCGCCATTATGGCGGTGCCGAGCAACGACCAGCGCGACTTTGAGTTCGCACAGAAGTATGGTCTGCCGGTCCGCTTGGCCGTGAAGCCTGTCGATGTTGATCCGGATGAGCGTCACTTACAACAGGCCTATGAGGGTGAGGGGGTGCTGGTCAACTCCGGCCCATTTACCGGCATGGCCAGCCAACAGGCGCGCGAGGCGATCGCAGACTTCCTCGAGCGCGAGGCAATCGGGAAGCGAACGGTGAACTATCGGCTCCGCGACTGGGGAATCTCGCGACAGCGCTATTGGGGCAACCCGATCCCGATCATCTACTGTGACGGGTGCAAGACGGTTCCGGTCCCGTACCGTGACCTGCCGGTCATCCTACCTCAGGACGTCCGGATTACAATGAAAGGCGGCTCCCCGCTTCGGAAGGTCGCTGAGTTTACCGACGTGCTGTGTCCACGGTGCGGCGGTCCCGCCAGGCGGGAGACCGATACGATGGACACCTTTGTCGATTCGTCCTGGTATTTTCTTCGATTTACAAGTCCAAAAGACGAGGATGGACCGGTTACGCCTGCTCGCGTCAACTACTGGATGCCGGTCGATCAGTATATCGGGGGGATTGAGCATGCGGTGCTCCACCTGCTGTACGCACGCTTTTTTACCAAGGCAGTCCGCGATCTCGGTCTAATTGCTGTCGATGAGCCGTTTCGCCGGCTGTTGACGCAGGGTATGGTGTGCAAGGAGACGTACCGATGCGCAGAGCATGGCTTTCGATTACCCGAGGAGGTGGACGCTTCGTCCTGCTGTCGCGCGTGCGGTCGTCCGGTGAAGATCGGGCGCATCGAGAAGATGTCGAAATCGAAAAAGAACGTCGTCGATCCCGAAGATCTCTTGACGCAATACGGGGCCGATACTGCCCGCATATTCTGTCTGTTCGCCGCCCCACCGGAGAGGGATCTGGAGTGGTCCGACCAGGGTGTCGAGGGATCATTCCGATTTTTGTGTCGGATCGTCCGTCTCATCGAAGATCAGGAGGCGCTTCTCAAAGAGCCTAATCCATCTATCGCGTTTCAGAAGCTTATTGCGGGTCGCGCCTTATACCGAAAGGCCCAGCAGACAATCAAACGGGTCACAGAGGATATCGAGGACGACTTTCACTTCAACACCGCTATCAGCGCCCTCATGGAGTTGGCTAACGAGATCGGCCGCTTTGAGTTGGTAGGCTCTGCGGACGACGCTGATGAGCGGCGCGTTGCCTACAGCTATGCGGTCGAGACCCTTTTGCTGCTGCTGTCACCCTTTGCACCGCATTTGTGCGAGGAGCTGTGGGAACGACTTGGTCATGACGGGAGTATCTTTCAGGCGCCATGGCCGTCCTACGATCCCGCCATCATTACGGCCGAGGAGATTGTGGTGGTGGTTCAGATCGACGGGAAGGTCCGCAGTCGGCTCGTCATGCCGGCCGATGCCGACGATACCGCCATGCGTGAGGCAGCTCTTTCGGATGAGCGGGTCAAGGGGTGGCTTGAGGACAGACCGATCCGGAAGGTCGTAGTCGTGCCGAGGAAGCTGGTGAATATTGTAACCGGGGGAGTCCGATGAGAACAATCGTATGCATGGCGGTACTATTGATGCTGGCTGGATGCGGCTATCGATCGGTAGGTTCCGGAGAGGTGAACGCTCTTCAGTCATCCGTAAAGACGATCAGCATCGGGATTGTCAAGAATCGAACCTTCCGTCCTACCATTCAGCCGGCCCTAAGAGATGCACTCATTCGTCGACTTGTGGCCGACGGCCGGATCAAAGTTGTAGAGGAGGGCGCCGACGCCATTTTAGAGGGAGCCATTGAAGGATTCGGCGAAGAACCGCTCGCCTTCGGTTCCGCGGATACGGCCAAGCGCCTGCGAATGAGCATTTCGTTCTCCTTCACAGTGAAAAATCGATCGGAGGATAAGGTGCTTCTCCGGGACGGCGTCACAGGTGTGGCCTATTACTTTACCGGAACGGGCCTCGCTGAGACCAGGACGGCCGAGGATGAGGCGACGCTTCGCGCGGTGACGGATCTGGCCGAGCAGGTCGTCAGTCGACTGATCGATGGGGTATAATGGGGCGCGGGATCAGGAAAAGCTACTCAGTTGCCGAACAAGTCCGTAGAGGGGAGGTTGCGCCGGTCTATTGTCTCTACGGAGAGGAAGAGTATCGTCGGGAACAGACGCTGAACCAGCTCCTCGACGCATTGCTGACGAAAGATGCGAGAGACCTGAATCTCGACCAGATTCGGCCAGGGGAGACCGGGGCGCCATCGATTCTAGGGAGTGTGCGCACTCTACCGTTTCTGGCATTGCGGCGGGTGGTTTTGATCCGAGGCGTCGAGGAGCTGTCGCGTGAGCAGCAGGAGGAGCTGCTTGCCTATCTCAACGACCCCTGCCCCACGAGCTGTCTTGTGCTGACAGCGAGACGTCTTGACCTCCGGACCCGACTGGCCGCGGCATTACAAAAAAAAGGCGTACTGCTTCGCTTTGACCGGTTGGAGGCAGATTCATTGAAGGACTCTCTCCTGGCAGCGGCTGACGACCGTGGCGTGCGGCTGCACCCGGACGCGATCGGCCTGCTTCTGGCCCTGGTTGGGGACGATTTCCGGCAGTTAATCTACAATATAGAGAAGGTCGCGCTTTTCGTTGGCGAGCGCGAGGAGATACGCGCGAACGATATCGAAGCCATGGTTGGTGAGACCCGGGTGAGATCGATCTTTCAACTGACCGACGCCGTGTCAAGCAGGAACCTGGATATGGCTCTTCGTTGCCTGACAGGTCTATTGGAGAGTGGGGAAGAGCCCCTGGCTATTATCGGCATGCTCGCCCGTCAGATCCGTCTGTTAGTCCGGGCAAAAGCACTGCAAGAGCAGAAGGTTCCGGTCAGTAGGATGACCCAGGAGTTTCATCTACCGCCTCGCGTCGTTGTTGCCTTGGCAGAGCAGAGTTCTTCACGTTCATGGCGGCAATTAACGGATGCGCTCCAGTCGCTCTCGGGGACCGACGTGGTCATCAAAACCGGGAGATCTGCGGCTCCCGTCGCCTTGAGCGGATTAGTCTGGAACCTTTGCCGGGCGTGAGTCCTACGACGATTGCGGGAGGGCGTGAACCTGGCGAGCGAGTCGTGACTTGTAGCGGGCCGCGGCGTTCTTATGGATAAAACCTTTACTGGCGGCTCGATCAATGGTCGGCACAGCCTGCAAGAATGCCTTCTCCGCAGCATCCCGGTCACTTCCCTCAATCCCCGTTCGCACCTTTTTGATCACCGTCTTCAGGGTGCTCTTTGCCGCGCGATTGCGCAACCGTCGCTTCAGGCTTTGCCGCATGTGCTTCTGTGCTGACTTGGTGATTGGCATCGTTTCGTTTCTCCTTTGTCGCGTGTCGTATCTATTTGCTATGCGGAAGGGTCCAACGCGCTGTTTATTAAAAAGGAACGGCGCTTCGTTGTCAAGGAATTTCTGATGGAGCAAGAACGTCCCGGGAGAATCGCACGAGCCGCCGGCGTGGTGAGTGGGGCCACCCTGTTAAGTCGTATTCTTGGCTTTCTCCGCGATCTGATCATTGCGAGGTCATTCGGCGCCGGAACCGCAACCGATGCCTTCTTTGCCGCCTTCCGCCTCCCCAATATGTTGCGGGAGCTGCTGGGGGGAGGGGGCCCTCTCGGCGGCGTTTATCCCGGTCTTCACCGAATCGTTCAGAACGCGCGGACGTGAGGGCGCCTGGCGATTGGCACGGACTGTCTTGATGCTGCTGGCGCTGCTGCTCGTAGCGGTCTCCATCGCCGGTATCCTGCTTGCGCCGTGGTTGATCCGAGTCATCGCCCCCGGTTTCCAAGCCATCCCGTCAAAACTTGACCTTGCCGTCTCTCTGACGCGGATGATGTTCCCCTATATCTTTTTTATCGGGTTGGCCGCGCTTTTCATGGCGATTTTGAATTCGCAGGGTCACTTCGCCGCCCCGGCGCTGTCGCCCACTGTACTCAACATCGCCATGATCGTGTGCGCCTTCTATCTGACGCCTTATGTAGACCCGCCGATCGAGGCGCTCGCTATCGGTGTCCTCATTGGCGGCGCGGGTCAGCTTCTGGTTCAAATTCCCGCGATCTGGAGGCGGAGCAGGGGAACCCACTGGGGTATTGATATTAGCGATCCGGCCGTCGGCCGGATCGGGCGTCTTATGGTGCCCGGGGTCGCAGGACTGGCCATTACACAGGTGAACGTCTTCATCGGGACCTTACTCGCCTCACTGATGGGGGAGGGTGGAATTTCGGTCCTGTACTACGCGTTTCGACTAATCCAACTCCCGATCGGTCTTTTTGGAGTAGCGATTGCGACGGCGGCCTTTCCCACCATGGCCAGGCAGGCAGCCGATCGTTCCCTTGGAGAGGTCGCAGCAACCGTGGCCTATGCGATTCGCCTTGTCTTGTTTGTCACGCTACCGGCTATGGTGGGTCTGATAATATTCAGAGTCCCGATCGTTCAGCTCCTGTTTGAGCGGGGCGCCTTTGACCGAACCGTGACCCTCGCCACCGCCGAGGTCGTACTGTTTTATGCCGTCGGTCTTGGGGCCTATGTGTCCAATCGCATTCTCGTGCCGGCCTTCTACTCGCTTCAGGATACGACGACGCCGGTCAAGATCGGGATGGTAACCGTCATGGTCAACATTGCGTCATCTCTCCTGCTGATGCGGCCCATGGGACTAGCCGGCCTGGCCCTCGCGACGGCTCTCTCCTCCTTCGTAAACCTCGGTCTCCTGCTGATCGCCCTACAGCGCCGCCTGGGGCGGCTCAACGGGTTACGCGTTCGTTCGCTCGCACAGACAACCGGGGCTGCCGCCGTCATGGCTCTGATCAGCGTATCGCTCGTCTACCTTCGTGATCCGCTGACGGTTGAACCGTTCCTCTATCGCGCCGCGGTGCTCTCGTTTGAGCTTGCAATAAGCCTCGCCGTCTTCATTGGAGCCGCCGCCTGCATGGGTTCTGAAGAGTTGAGGGGCTTAGTGCGAGGACTGACCGGCCGACGTCGAGAGGCAAGAAGCGAAGGATCCGAGGAAGATTGTCATTGACGGTAAGAGGGGGATATGCTAAAAAATCTAAGGAAAAGTAGGTAGATAGACTGGAAGCCGAAGATGTTTGAGTTTTACCCATCGGCCTTCAGTCTTCAGCCTAAACCCCTGGCGTTTATTGTGGGTGGGGAGACGAGGTCATGAAATTGACGGGATCGGAGATATTACTGAGGAGTCTGGCCGAGGAGGGCGTTGATACTGTCTTCGGTATGCCGGGTGGCGTGATCCTGCATACATATGACGTGATGACCGATGCCGCCGTTGGCTCGAAGATCCGGCATATCCTCTGCCGTCATGAGCAGGGCGCGACGCACGCGGCAGAAGGATATTATAAGGCCAGCGGTAAGGTGGGGACGGTGATGGTGACCTCCGGGCCGGGGGCCTGCAATACCGTGACGGGCGTGACCGATGCCTTGCTGGACTCCATGGCCATTGTGGTCTTTACCGGTCAGGTGCCGACAACAGCCATGGGCTGCGACGCCTTTCAGGAAGCCGACGTCGTCGGTACCACGCGCACCTGCACCAAGCACAACTTCCTCGCCCTCAAGACCGAGGACATCCCACGGATCGTCAAGGAGGCCTACTACATCGCACGCTCCGGCCGACCAGGGCCGGTGCTGGTGGACCTTCCGAAGAACGTGATTATGGGACGCGCAGAGTATCGCGGTCATCCGCAAGAACTGAACATTCGCGGCTACAAGCCGACCACTCAAGGGCATGCCGGTCAGATCAAGCGAGCGGTTGAATTGATGCGGACCGCCAAGCGGCCGCTCATATACGGGGGCGGGGGGATCATTCACTCGGAGGCGTACGAAGAGCTCCGCGAGCTGGTCGATATGACCCAGATCCCGGTTGTGCTGACGTTGATGGGTTTAGGCGCCTTCAACACATCCGATCCGCGCTGGCTCGGCATGGTGGGCATGCACGGAACCTATTGGTCAAATATGGCCATGATTCACTGCGACCTGATGATCGCCATCGGATCTCGATTTAGCGATCGGGTGACCGGGAGGCTGTCCGAATTCGGCAAACAATGCAAGATTATCCATATCGACATCGATCCGACCTCCATCAGAAAAACGGTACATGTGGATGTTCCGATTGTGGGTGATGTCAAGCAGGTGTTGGGTGAACTCAACAAAGCCGTCGGCCAGGTGGAACGACACTGGACCGACGACTTTGAGGAGTGGTATGCGCAGATCGCGGAATGGAAGTCGAAACACCCGCTGCGGTATGGCCCGATGCAGGATGTGATCAAGCCGCAGTATGCCATCGATATGGTCTTTGAGGTCAGTGAGGACATGAACCCGATTGTCGCGACCGGCGTGGGCCAGCACCAGATGTGGGCGGCGCAACGCTATCGAGGGCACAGGCCGCGCCGGTGGCTGACCTCAGGCGGTCTTGGAACGATGGGTTACGGGTTTCCCGCGGCTATGGGCGCCCAGGCGGCGTTCCCGAACGATTTAGTGATCTGCATCGATGGTGACGGCAGCTTCCAGATGACCAATCAGGACCTGATCACCTGCGTGGAAAATAATCTGCCCGTCAAGGTGGTGATTATCAACAACGGCTATCTCGGGATGGTTCGGCAGTGGCAGGAGCTCTTTTTTAACCGGCGATACTCTCAGGTGGACCTGACGATCCAGCCGAACTTTGTGAAGCTCGCCGAGGCGTATGGAGCAACCGGTCTTCGCGCCAAGCATCCGGATGAGGTCAAGTCCGTCCTGGAGAAGGCCTTCGCCACGCCGGGACCGGTTATCGTGGACATCGCCACAGAGCGTGAAGAAAATTGCCTTCCCATGATTCCGCCCGGTGGAGCGATTAAGGACATTATCGACTACGGTGATCCGATTCCGGAGAAGCTGTTTCAAGGTCTGCGATGAGAGAGAAAACCACGACGACACCGAAAGAGGCGAAGGCGCGTCATATCATCACCCTGCTCGTGGAAAACCACGCGGGCGTCCTCGCGCGTGTCGCCGCTCTTATTGCCGCAAAAGGGTATAACATCGATAGTCTCACCGTGGGGGAGACCATGGATCCATCCATCTCCAGGATGACTCTTGTGGTGAGGGGAGACGACTCGGTGGTGGAGCAGGCGGTCAAGCAGTTGAATCGGCTGATTGACGTGATCCGTGTCACTGACCTGACCGGTGAAGAGTTCGTCGAGCGTGAGCTGGTGCTTGTGAAGGTGAAAGCCAAACCGGAGGCAAAGGCTGAGATCCTTCGGATCGCCGATATTTTTCGGGCCAAGGTGGTGGATGTGGCGCCCGTTTCGTACATGCTGGAGCTGACCGGCGCCGAGGATAAGTTGAACGCCTTTGTTGAACTTCTCAGGCCGTACGGCATTCAGGAGTTTGCGAGGACGGGCATGACGGTGATGACCAGAGGCAGCAAAACGCTGAGTAAACAGACCGAAGAGATGTGGAAGGAACCGGACACCAAGCTTGTCCGCGACTCCGGTCGAGGAAAGGTGGTTGGGCTCGTCGAGAAGGGGTGAGGGGGATGGAGGGCAGATGACTAAGCTATATTACGATGATGATGCTGATCTGAATCTGCTGGCGGGGAAGGCGATCGCCA
Encoded here:
- the leuS gene encoding leucine tRNA synthetase (Evidence 2a : Function of homologous gene experimentally demonstrated in an other organism; PubMedId : 3320963; Product type e : enzyme), producing MARGYDFKTIEAKWQRVWEESGAFAVMEEPERRKFYLLEMYPYPSGRIHMGHVRNYAIGDVLARFLRMRGYNVLHPMGWDSFGLPAENAAIEHRTQPARWTSDNIAYMRTQLKRMGFSYDWQREITCSDPAYYRWGQWLFLKLYEKGLVYKKSSAVNWCEVCQTVLANEQVEGGLCWRDGTSVVQKELPGWFFRITAYADELLSSLDNLSGWPEPVKVMQRNWIGKSVGAEVRFPLADREGALTIFTTRQDTLFGVTFMVLAPEHPDALTLAQGTPQEPQVRAFIERITREDRLQRTATDVDKEGVFTGAYAINPLTHERIPVWIGNFVLLEYGTGAIMAVPSNDQRDFEFAQKYGLPVRLAVKPVDVDPDERHLQQAYEGEGVLVNSGPFTGMASQQAREAIADFLEREAIGKRTVNYRLRDWGISRQRYWGNPIPIIYCDGCKTVPVPYRDLPVILPQDVRITMKGGSPLRKVAEFTDVLCPRCGGPARRETDTMDTFVDSSWYFLRFTSPKDEDGPVTPARVNYWMPVDQYIGGIEHAVLHLLYARFFTKAVRDLGLIAVDEPFRRLLTQGMVCKETYRCAEHGFRLPEEVDASSCCRACGRPVKIGRIEKMSKSKKNVVDPEDLLTQYGADTARIFCLFAAPPERDLEWSDQGVEGSFRFLCRIVRLIEDQEALLKEPNPSIAFQKLIAGRALYRKAQQTIKRVTEDIEDDFHFNTAISALMELANEIGRFELVGSADDADERRVAYSYAVETLLLLLSPFAPHLCEELWERLGHDGSIFQAPWPSYDPAIITAEEIVVVVQIDGKVRSRLVMPADADDTAMREAALSDERVKGWLEDRPIRKVVVVPRKLVNIVTGGVR
- a CDS encoding exported protein of unknown function (Evidence 5 : No homology to any previously reported sequences) produces the protein MRTIVCMAVLLMLAGCGYRSVGSGEVNALQSSVKTISIGIVKNRTFRPTIQPALRDALIRRLVADGRIKVVEEGADAILEGAIEGFGEEPLAFGSADTAKRLRMSISFSFTVKNRSEDKVLLRDGVTGVAYYFTGTGLAETRTAEDEATLRAVTDLAEQVVSRLIDGV
- a CDS encoding putative DNA polymerase III, delta subunit (Evidence 3 : Function proposed based on presence of conserved amino acid motif, structural feature or limited homology) yields the protein MGRGIRKSYSVAEQVRRGEVAPVYCLYGEEEYRREQTLNQLLDALLTKDARDLNLDQIRPGETGAPSILGSVRTLPFLALRRVVLIRGVEELSREQQEELLAYLNDPCPTSCLVLTARRLDLRTRLAAALQKKGVLLRFDRLEADSLKDSLLAAADDRGVRLHPDAIGLLLALVGDDFRQLIYNIEKVALFVGEREEIRANDIEAMVGETRVRSIFQLTDAVSSRNLDMALRCLTGLLESGEEPLAIIGMLARQIRLLVRAKALQEQKVPVSRMTQEFHLPPRVVVALAEQSSSRSWRQLTDALQSLSGTDVVIKTGRSAAPVALSGLVWNLCRA
- the rpsT gene encoding 30S ribosomal protein S20 — encoded protein: MPITKSAQKHMRQSLKRRLRNRAAKSTLKTVIKKVRTGIEGSDRDAAEKAFLQAVPTIDRAASKGFIHKNAAARYKSRLARQVHALPQSS
- a CDS encoding putative Virulence factor MviN-like protein (fragment) (Evidence 3 : Function proposed based on presence of conserved amino acid motif, structural feature or limited homology); amino-acid sequence: MEQERPGRIARAAGVVSGATLLSRILGFLRDLIIARSFGAGTATDAFFAAFRLPNMLRELLGGGGPLGGVYPGLHRIVQNART
- a CDS encoding Virulence factor protein; its protein translation is MLLALLLVAVSIAGILLAPWLIRVIAPGFQAIPSKLDLAVSLTRMMFPYIFFIGLAALFMAILNSQGHFAAPALSPTVLNIAMIVCAFYLTPYVDPPIEALAIGVLIGGAGQLLVQIPAIWRRSRGTHWGIDISDPAVGRIGRLMVPGVAGLAITQVNVFIGTLLASLMGEGGISVLYYAFRLIQLPIGLFGVAIATAAFPTMARQAADRSLGEVAATVAYAIRLVLFVTLPAMVGLIIFRVPIVQLLFERGAFDRTVTLATAEVVLFYAVGLGAYVSNRILVPAFYSLQDTTTPVKIGMVTVMVNIASSLLLMRPMGLAGLALATALSSFVNLGLLLIALQRRLGRLNGLRVRSLAQTTGAAAVMALISVSLVYLRDPLTVEPFLYRAAVLSFELAISLAVFIGAAACMGSEELRGLVRGLTGRRREARSEGSEEDCH
- the ilvI gene encoding Acetolactate synthase large subunit (AHAS) (Acetohydroxy-acid synthase large subunit) (ALS) (Evidence 2a : Function of homologous gene experimentally demonstrated in an other organism; PubMedId : 6308579; Product type e : enzyme), with protein sequence MKLTGSEILLRSLAEEGVDTVFGMPGGVILHTYDVMTDAAVGSKIRHILCRHEQGATHAAEGYYKASGKVGTVMVTSGPGACNTVTGVTDALLDSMAIVVFTGQVPTTAMGCDAFQEADVVGTTRTCTKHNFLALKTEDIPRIVKEAYYIARSGRPGPVLVDLPKNVIMGRAEYRGHPQELNIRGYKPTTQGHAGQIKRAVELMRTAKRPLIYGGGGIIHSEAYEELRELVDMTQIPVVLTLMGLGAFNTSDPRWLGMVGMHGTYWSNMAMIHCDLMIAIGSRFSDRVTGRLSEFGKQCKIIHIDIDPTSIRKTVHVDVPIVGDVKQVLGELNKAVGQVERHWTDDFEEWYAQIAEWKSKHPLRYGPMQDVIKPQYAIDMVFEVSEDMNPIVATGVGQHQMWAAQRYRGHRPRRWLTSGGLGTMGYGFPAAMGAQAAFPNDLVICIDGDGSFQMTNQDLITCVENNLPVKVVIINNGYLGMVRQWQELFFNRRYSQVDLTIQPNFVKLAEAYGATGLRAKHPDEVKSVLEKAFATPGPVIVDIATEREENCLPMIPPGGAIKDIIDYGDPIPEKLFQGLR
- the ilvH gene encoding Acetolactate synthase small subunit (Acetohydroxy-acid synthase small subunit) (AHAS) (ALS) — translated: MREKTTTTPKEAKARHIITLLVENHAGVLARVAALIAAKGYNIDSLTVGETMDPSISRMTLVVRGDDSVVEQAVKQLNRLIDVIRVTDLTGEEFVERELVLVKVKAKPEAKAEILRIADIFRAKVVDVAPVSYMLELTGAEDKLNAFVELLRPYGIQEFARTGMTVMTRGSKTLSKQTEEMWKEPDTKLVRDSGRGKVVGLVEKG